In the genome of Chryseobacterium oryzae, one region contains:
- the topA gene encoding type I DNA topoisomerase: MSKNLVIVESPAKAKTIQKYLGKDFEVKSSFGHIRDLPKKGMGIDLATFSPDYEVSADKKKLVTELKSAVKKAEMVWLASDEDREGEAIAWHLAEELKLKPENRKRIVFHEITKNAILKAIEHPRDIDQNLVNAQQARRVLDRIVGFEMSPVLWKKVKPGLSAGRVQSVAVRLVVEREKEIRSFVPKASFKLDGIFLNDANQEISAKLKKDFNKESEAENFLESAKNTEFKVLNVETKPGSRSASAPFTTSTLQQEASSRLGYNVTNTMRLAQRLYEEGYITYMRTDSVNLSQEAIEGAKKQIVSEYGAEYSSPRNYTTKSSSAQEAHEAIRPTDFSVKAIGDAQLSKLYQLIYRRTLASQMANAKIEKTVIEIGNAKLPQHFEAQGEVIIFDGFLKAYGIVKTEDDDEENNEKLLPKVTVGEVLSYKKITATEKFTKPSARYTEAGLVRKLEELGIGRPSTYAPTIQTIQNREYVDKREIEPQTREVVKFSLVKEVIKKEVLDEKFGGDKNKFVPTDIGEVVNDFLTDNFTEILDFGFTAKVEESFDEIANGGQKWKEMMTDFYSKFHPRIEDVEENADRANGERLLGVDPKTGKNVNARIGRFGPMIQIGEQDDEEKPVFASLLSGQNIATITLEEALELFKLPFDLNEVDGHPVTIGVGRFGPYVKWGETYISIPKGEDPLSVDQSRAEEIINEKKLADAPIANYKGEPITKGSGRFGPFIKYKSVFINVPKRYNFDNLSQSDINELVEAKLEKEANRYIQQWEAEKISIENARWGPIVKHGKNIYKIPKKKDDTKYESEDLKEVSLDEVKKWITAQDPKAFAEKKKPTAKKPATKKATTAKKTVAKKPATKK, encoded by the coding sequence ATGTCGAAAAATTTAGTAATCGTTGAGTCTCCGGCAAAAGCAAAAACTATTCAGAAGTATTTAGGTAAAGATTTTGAGGTGAAGTCCAGCTTTGGGCACATCCGGGATTTGCCTAAAAAAGGAATGGGAATAGATTTGGCCACATTCAGCCCAGATTACGAAGTTTCTGCCGACAAAAAGAAACTGGTTACAGAATTAAAATCAGCAGTAAAGAAAGCCGAAATGGTTTGGCTCGCTTCCGATGAAGACCGTGAAGGAGAGGCAATTGCATGGCATTTGGCAGAAGAATTGAAGCTGAAACCCGAAAACAGAAAAAGAATCGTCTTTCACGAAATTACTAAAAATGCTATTCTTAAAGCCATAGAGCATCCAAGAGACATAGATCAAAACTTGGTAAATGCACAACAGGCAAGAAGAGTTCTCGACAGAATTGTAGGTTTCGAAATGTCTCCCGTTCTTTGGAAAAAAGTAAAACCGGGACTTTCTGCCGGCAGAGTACAGTCGGTTGCCGTAAGATTGGTGGTAGAAAGAGAAAAAGAGATCCGCAGTTTTGTACCAAAAGCCAGTTTCAAGCTGGATGGTATTTTCTTGAATGATGCCAATCAGGAAATTTCTGCAAAACTTAAAAAAGATTTCAATAAAGAATCCGAAGCTGAAAATTTTTTAGAATCGGCAAAAAATACAGAGTTCAAGGTTTTAAATGTGGAAACTAAACCGGGAAGCCGCTCTGCATCTGCTCCATTTACTACCTCTACACTTCAGCAGGAAGCATCATCAAGACTGGGATATAATGTAACCAATACCATGAGGCTTGCCCAAAGACTTTATGAAGAAGGATACATTACTTATATGAGAACCGATTCGGTAAATCTTTCTCAGGAAGCCATTGAAGGTGCTAAAAAACAAATTGTCTCAGAATATGGAGCCGAATACTCTTCTCCGAGAAATTATACTACCAAATCTTCATCTGCACAGGAAGCTCACGAAGCCATTCGCCCAACAGATTTTTCTGTAAAAGCAATTGGTGATGCTCAATTGAGCAAATTGTACCAGCTGATTTACAGAAGAACACTGGCTTCGCAGATGGCAAATGCTAAAATAGAGAAAACAGTTATAGAAATAGGTAACGCAAAACTTCCTCAGCATTTCGAAGCTCAGGGAGAGGTTATTATTTTTGATGGTTTCCTTAAGGCTTACGGAATTGTAAAGACTGAAGATGATGATGAAGAAAATAACGAAAAACTATTACCGAAAGTTACTGTAGGTGAGGTTTTAAGCTATAAAAAGATTACTGCAACAGAAAAATTCACCAAACCAAGTGCAAGGTATACCGAAGCTGGTTTGGTAAGAAAACTGGAAGAATTGGGAATAGGGCGTCCGTCTACCTATGCACCTACCATTCAGACAATTCAAAACCGTGAATATGTTGATAAAAGAGAAATAGAGCCACAAACGAGAGAGGTGGTGAAATTTTCTTTGGTTAAAGAGGTCATTAAAAAAGAAGTTCTTGACGAAAAATTCGGTGGAGATAAAAATAAATTTGTTCCTACCGACATCGGGGAAGTGGTTAATGACTTTTTAACAGATAATTTTACGGAAATTCTGGACTTCGGATTTACGGCAAAAGTAGAAGAGAGTTTTGACGAAATTGCGAATGGAGGTCAGAAGTGGAAAGAAATGATGACCGATTTCTACTCGAAATTCCATCCGAGAATTGAAGATGTGGAAGAAAATGCAGACAGAGCCAATGGAGAACGTCTTTTGGGAGTAGATCCCAAAACAGGAAAGAATGTGAACGCCAGAATCGGAAGATTTGGTCCTATGATTCAGATTGGTGAGCAGGATGATGAAGAAAAACCTGTTTTTGCATCGCTTTTATCAGGGCAAAATATTGCTACCATTACGTTGGAAGAGGCTTTGGAACTTTTCAAACTTCCATTTGATCTTAATGAAGTAGACGGTCATCCGGTTACCATTGGCGTTGGGAGATTCGGTCCATATGTAAAGTGGGGCGAAACGTACATCAGCATTCCCAAAGGTGAAGATCCTCTTTCTGTAGACCAAAGCCGTGCAGAAGAAATTATTAATGAAAAAAAATTGGCAGATGCACCGATTGCCAACTATAAAGGGGAGCCTATTACCAAAGGTAGCGGAAGATTCGGACCTTTCATAAAGTATAAAAGTGTTTTCATCAACGTTCCGAAAAGGTATAATTTCGATAATCTTTCTCAAAGTGATATCAACGAATTGGTGGAAGCTAAATTAGAGAAAGAAGCCAACCGTTACATTCAACAATGGGAAGCTGAAAAAATCTCCATTGAAAATGCAAGATGGGGTCCTATCGTAAAACACGGAAAAAATATTTATAAAATTCCAAAGAAAAAAGACGATACCAAGTATGAAAGTGAAGATTTGAAAGAAGTATCTTTGGATGAGGTGAAAAAATGGATTACCGCACAGGATCCAAAAGCTTTTGCCGAAAAGAAAAAGCCTACAGCTAAGAAACCTGCAACTAAAAAGGCAACGACAGCTAAAAAAACGGTTGCCAAAAAACCAGCAACAAAGAAATAA